The following are encoded in a window of Nitrospirota bacterium genomic DNA:
- a CDS encoding sigma-54-dependent Fis family transcriptional regulator has translation MGKILVVDDERGMREFLTIMLQKEGHDVASASNGKEAVSLIGQQTFDIVITDLKMPQLDGIGVLRTVKESAPETVVIMITAYASAETAVDAMKQGAYDYITKPFKIEEIKLIVRNAIEKRRLSEENLILRRKIQEWTTSGVIGGIVGKSPSIVNLIQLIIKIADSPSNVLITGESGTGKELVARAIHNYGHRKDRPFVAINCSAIPEGLFESEMFGHVKGSFTGAIANKEGIFETADGGTVFLDEIGDIPPNFQVKLLRVLEDKSVKRVGGAQEAKIDVRIVAATNRDLKKAVAEGNFREDLFYRLDVIPVEMPPLRERKDDIPLLTEYFISKYSRLVGRDIKGLTPEAMQKMINFPWKGNVRELENVIERAATLGVGTIIEEQTIDECLQRGIPYKVPVSTDIPAGGLDMEEFLMEIERNFLIKALNMAKGVKKDAAELLHLDLRSFRYRLVKYNLSRDEE, from the coding sequence TTGGGTAAGATTCTTGTTGTTGATGATGAACGGGGTATGAGGGAGTTTCTTACAATAATGCTGCAGAAAGAAGGTCATGATGTGGCCTCTGCATCGAATGGCAAGGAGGCTGTTAGTTTAATAGGTCAGCAGACATTTGATATTGTTATTACTGATCTGAAGATGCCGCAGCTTGACGGGATTGGTGTATTGAGAACCGTTAAAGAGAGCGCCCCTGAGACAGTTGTTATAATGATTACGGCTTATGCTTCAGCAGAGACAGCTGTTGATGCCATGAAGCAGGGTGCGTATGATTATATAACAAAGCCGTTCAAGATTGAAGAGATTAAACTGATTGTAAGAAACGCAATTGAGAAAAGAAGATTAAGCGAAGAGAATCTAATCCTGAGAAGGAAGATTCAGGAGTGGACAACATCCGGCGTCATAGGAGGTATTGTCGGTAAAAGTCCTTCTATCGTAAATTTAATTCAACTGATTATCAAGATAGCTGACAGTCCCAGTAATGTGCTGATAACTGGCGAATCAGGGACAGGCAAGGAATTGGTTGCGAGGGCTATACATAATTATGGTCACAGAAAGGACCGCCCGTTCGTAGCCATAAACTGCAGTGCAATCCCTGAGGGACTTTTTGAAAGCGAGATGTTTGGACATGTTAAGGGTTCATTTACAGGTGCAATTGCAAATAAGGAGGGAATCTTTGAAACAGCTGATGGTGGAACGGTCTTTCTTGACGAGATTGGAGATATCCCCCCTAATTTTCAGGTAAAACTGCTGCGTGTCCTTGAAGACAAGTCAGTTAAACGTGTCGGGGGAGCACAGGAGGCAAAGATTGACGTAAGGATTGTTGCTGCAACTAACAGAGACCTTAAAAAGGCTGTCGCAGAGGGGAACTTCAGGGAAGATCTTTTCTACAGACTTGATGTGATTCCAGTTGAGATGCCTCCATTAAGGGAGAGGAAGGATGACATTCCACTGCTTACAGAGTATTTTATTTCAAAATACAGCCGTCTGGTTGGCCGGGATATTAAGGGGTTGACGCCGGAAGCAATGCAGAAAATGATTAACTTTCCATGGAAAGGCAATGTACGAGAGCTTGAAAACGTAATAGAACGGGCTGCGACACTGGGGGTAGGAACGATTATAGAAGAACAAACTATAGATGAATGCCTTCAACGGGGAATACCTTACAAAGTACCTGTTTCAACTGATATCCCTGCAGGTGGTCTTGATATGGAGGAATTCCTTATGGAGATAGAGAGGAATTTTCTCATTAAGGCGCTGAATATGGCAAAAGGTGTGAAAAAAGATGCTGCAGAACTGCTCCATCTTGATTTGAGATCATTTCGCTACAGGCTTGTCAAATATAATTTATCCAGGGATGAAGAGTGA